In a genomic window of Methylovirgula sp. 4M-Z18:
- a CDS encoding S-(hydroxymethyl)glutathione dehydrogenase/class III alcohol dehydrogenase, which translates to MKTRAAVAFAAGKPLEIVDVDLDGPRAGEVLIEVKATGLCHTDAFTLSGADPEGIFPAILGHEGAGIVVDVGPGVTSLKKGDHVIPLYTPECRECEYCLSRKTNLCQKIRATQGKGLMPDGTSRFKFEGKPVFHYMGTSTFANHIVVPEIAVAKIREDAPFDKVCYIGCGVTTGIGAVIWTAGVEAGARVVVFGLGGIGLNVIQGARMVGAAQIVGVDMNPAKADMARKFGMTDFVNPTDVKGDLVGHLVELTKGGADYSFECIGNVNVMRTALECCHKGWGQSIIIGVAGAGQEIQTRPFQLVTGRVWKGSAFGGARGRSDVPKIVDWYMDGKINIDDLITHKLPLAQINEGFDLMHEGKSIRAVVEF; encoded by the coding sequence ATGAAAACCCGCGCTGCCGTTGCTTTTGCCGCTGGTAAACCACTTGAAATCGTCGATGTGGATCTTGACGGCCCGCGCGCGGGCGAAGTGCTGATCGAAGTGAAGGCGACGGGGCTTTGCCACACGGATGCGTTCACGCTTTCCGGCGCCGATCCGGAAGGGATTTTTCCCGCGATTCTCGGTCATGAAGGCGCGGGCATTGTCGTGGATGTCGGGCCGGGCGTGACGTCGCTCAAGAAGGGCGATCACGTCATTCCGCTCTATACGCCGGAATGCCGCGAATGCGAATATTGCCTGTCGCGCAAGACCAACCTCTGCCAGAAGATCCGCGCGACCCAGGGCAAGGGCCTCATGCCGGATGGCACCAGCCGTTTTAAATTCGAAGGCAAACCGGTGTTCCATTACATGGGCACGTCGACATTCGCCAATCATATCGTCGTACCGGAAATCGCAGTTGCAAAAATCCGCGAGGACGCGCCTTTCGATAAAGTGTGCTACATCGGCTGCGGCGTAACCACCGGGATCGGCGCGGTGATTTGGACCGCCGGTGTCGAGGCTGGCGCGCGCGTCGTGGTGTTCGGCCTGGGCGGCATCGGTCTCAATGTCATCCAAGGTGCGCGCATGGTCGGCGCGGCGCAGATCGTCGGCGTCGACATGAATCCGGCCAAGGCCGACATGGCGCGCAAATTCGGCATGACGGATTTCGTCAATCCCACCGACGTGAAGGGCGATCTCGTCGGTCATCTCGTCGAGCTCACCAAGGGCGGCGCGGACTATTCATTCGAATGTATCGGTAACGTGAATGTGATGCGCACCGCGCTCGAATGCTGCCATAAGGGCTGGGGCCAATCGATCATCATCGGCGTTGCCGGCGCCGGCCAGGAAATTCAAACACGGCCGTTCCAATTGGTGACGGGCCGCGTCTGGAAGGGTTCCGCTTTCGGCGGCGCGCGCGGCCGCTCAGATGTGCCGAAGATTGTCGATTGGTATATGGACGGCAAGATCAATATCGACGACTTGATTACGCACAAGTTGCCGCTTGCACAGATCAACGAGGGCTTCGATCTGATGCACGAAGGCAAATCCATCCGCGCCGTCGTGGAATTTTAG
- a CDS encoding M24 family metallopeptidase — protein MALHFSPQEMLARKNRALAAMAEAELDGLLLFAQESMYWLTGYDTFGFCFFQCLYLARDGRMALLTRSADLRQAQHTSNLDDIRIWKDAADANPAQDLRRMLGDLGAAGLRLGVEYESYGLTHYNGRRVEAALDGFCTLQDASRLVSTLRVTKSAEEVACVRKAAELSDLADAAAIAATFPGADEGHILAAQHNAIFAAGGDYPANEFIIGSGRDALLCRYKAGRRVLSENDQITLEFAGVWRHYHAAIMRTHVVGTPKPLHLSYHAAAKEALLACEAEFRPGRTAGDVFAAHARVFDAHGLSSHRLNACGYSLGAKFTPSWMDPPMFYAANDFLIAENQVFFAHMILMDSASETAMCLGRTYLVTAQGAEALNAPSLDLIVKKE, from the coding sequence GTGGCTCTCCACTTCTCGCCCCAGGAAATGCTCGCCCGTAAAAACCGCGCCCTCGCGGCCATGGCAGAGGCGGAACTCGATGGTCTTTTGCTGTTCGCGCAGGAAAGCATGTACTGGCTGACCGGCTACGATACGTTCGGCTTTTGCTTCTTCCAATGTCTCTACCTCGCCCGCGACGGCCGCATGGCGCTTCTCACCCGCTCGGCGGATCTGCGCCAGGCGCAACATACGTCGAACCTCGACGACATTCGGATCTGGAAGGATGCCGCCGACGCCAACCCAGCGCAGGACCTGCGCCGGATGCTCGGCGACCTCGGCGCGGCCGGCTTGCGGCTGGGCGTCGAATATGAGTCCTATGGCTTGACCCATTATAATGGCCGCCGCGTTGAGGCGGCGCTCGACGGGTTTTGTACCTTGCAGGACGCCTCACGCCTCGTCTCGACCCTGCGCGTGACGAAAAGCGCCGAAGAGGTCGCCTGTGTGCGCAAGGCGGCTGAACTCTCCGATCTTGCCGATGCGGCGGCGATCGCCGCGACCTTCCCCGGCGCCGATGAGGGCCACATCCTTGCCGCCCAGCACAATGCGATTTTCGCGGCGGGCGGCGATTATCCGGCCAACGAATTCATCATCGGATCGGGCCGGGACGCGCTGCTGTGCCGCTACAAGGCGGGCCGGCGCGTTCTTTCCGAGAACGATCAGATCACCCTCGAATTTGCGGGCGTCTGGCGGCATTATCATGCTGCGATCATGCGCACCCATGTGGTCGGCACGCCCAAGCCGCTGCATCTTTCCTACCACGCCGCCGCCAAGGAGGCCTTGCTCGCCTGCGAGGCCGAATTCCGTCCCGGCCGCACAGCCGGCGACGTGTTCGCTGCCCATGCCCGGGTATTCGATGCGCACGGATTATCTTCTCATAGGCTTAACGCCTGCGGGTATTCGTTGGGCGCGAAATTTACGCCGTCCTGGATGGACCCGCCGATGTTCTATGCGGCGAACGACTTTTTGATCGCTGAAAATCAAGTGTTTTTTGCCCATATGATCCTGATGGACAGCGCTTCGGAGACGGCTATGTGTCTTGGTCGGACCTATCTCGTGACGGCGCAGGGCGCCGAGGCGCTCAACGCCCCCTCGCTGGACCTCATCGTTAAAAAAGAGTAA
- a CDS encoding DUF1236 domain-containing protein, with protein MQVIGEGDEVAAPPAPAARIVISREVAPRFRTYVESEGLPSYHYDRDLRPGVILPDQGVTYYEVPSEYGVNREYRYAIINDEPVIVDPVTRRVIEVIE; from the coding sequence GTGCAGGTGATTGGCGAGGGTGACGAGGTCGCAGCGCCACCGGCCCCCGCGGCACGCATCGTCATTTCCCGCGAGGTGGCGCCGCGCTTCCGGACCTATGTGGAAAGTGAAGGCTTGCCATCATATCATTATGATCGCGACCTACGCCCCGGCGTCATCTTGCCTGACCAAGGCGTGACTTATTACGAAGTCCCGAGCGAATATGGCGTGAACAGAGAATATCGCTACGCCATCATCAATGACGAGCCGGTCATCGTCGATCCGGTGACTCGTAGAGTGATTGAAGTGATCGAATAA
- a CDS encoding ribose-phosphate pyrophosphokinase, producing MKILAGNSNGALAEAIAAYLGEPLTKCQVRRFADMEVFVEIQENVRGQDTFIIQSTSFPTNDHLMELLIMTDALRRASARRITAVIPYFGYARQDRKSASRSPISAKLVANLITTAGADRVLTVDLHAGQIQGFFDIPTDNLFASPVMVRDIKERLKLSDVMVVSPDVGGVVRARALAKRIDAPLAIVDKRRERAGESEVMNIIGDVKGKSCILIDDIVDSGGTLCNAAEALLADGAREVYAYITHGVLSGGAVARVAASKLKELVLTDTILPTEAVRVAKNIRVISIAPLIGEAIARTAKEESVSSLFS from the coding sequence ATGAAGATTTTGGCGGGCAATTCCAACGGGGCCCTCGCAGAGGCGATAGCGGCCTATCTGGGCGAGCCTCTCACGAAGTGTCAGGTGCGGCGCTTCGCCGATATGGAAGTTTTTGTCGAGATTCAGGAGAACGTGCGCGGCCAGGACACGTTCATCATTCAGTCGACGAGCTTTCCGACGAACGACCATCTGATGGAATTGCTGATCATGACCGATGCGCTGCGCCGCGCCTCGGCGCGCCGCATCACCGCCGTCATTCCCTATTTCGGCTATGCCCGGCAGGATCGCAAATCCGCGTCGCGCTCGCCGATCTCGGCAAAGCTCGTCGCCAATCTCATCACGACGGCGGGGGCCGACCGCGTGCTCACGGTCGATCTGCACGCTGGCCAGATCCAGGGGTTTTTCGATATCCCGACCGATAATCTCTTTGCCTCGCCGGTCATGGTGCGCGACATCAAGGAGCGGCTCAAGCTTTCGGATGTCATGGTCGTCTCGCCCGATGTCGGCGGCGTGGTGCGCGCCCGTGCGCTGGCAAAACGCATCGATGCACCGCTCGCGATCGTCGACAAGCGCCGCGAACGGGCCGGCGAGTCGGAAGTGATGAACATCATCGGCGATGTGAAGGGCAAGAGCTGCATTCTGATCGACGATATCGTCGATTCCGGCGGCACCCTGTGCAACGCCGCCGAGGCGCTGCTGGCGGATGGCGCGCGCGAGGTCTATGCCTATATCACGCACGGCGTGCTTTCTGGCGGCGCGGTCGCGCGTGTCGCGGCTTCGAAGCTGAAAGAGCTTGTGCTGACCGACACGATCCTGCCCACCGAGGCAGTGCGCGTTGCGAAAAACATTCGCGTCATCTCGATCGCGCCGCTGATCGGTGAAGCCATCGCCCGCACGGCGAAAGAAGAAAGCGTGTCGAGCTTGTTCAGTTAA
- the pbpC gene encoding penicillin-binding protein 1C, with protein MGSVLGLLVFAAAIVAGAAYYVVTLPPVDMSAANARSPVVLDRNGQLLRPFITPDGRWRLPVDAKDVDEHYLKLLFAYEDQRFFSHHGVDPLALLRAAGQLLTHGRIVSGGSTLTMQVARLIEPRSERSLGAKLRQMARAIDLERHYSKTEILNMYLALAPFGGNIEGVRAASLAYFGREPKHLSLGEAALLVTLPQSPEGRRPDRFANIAKTTRDRVLKHAMAVSLFPHEDLRQAVQEPVPVERKIFPAVAPQVADAIVAQTPNEPVHRLTLDFAPQTSLEKLAQERAQALGPNISVAMVLVDNASGEILASVGGADYFSKDRAGSIDLTKAIRSPGSALKPFIYGLSFEQGIAHPETILEDRPSRFGLYAPENFDRTFQGTVTARQALQMSLNIPAIDVLSHVGPDNFLARLRLAGATVELPKDSVPGLSVAIGGLGISLQDVARLYVGLARGGNEIPLTMRLNDPTERTPRPFLDPVATWYVTDILRGAPPPTNAQGGYLSYKTGTSYGYRDAWAIGYDRKHTLAVWVGRADGAAVSGLAGRVSAAPILFDGFARVGVDYAPFPQPKNALIATNAQLPPPLRRLHNEVSRNTPVMANTGLKIAFPPDGARLDLASSGEAFDQLVLKAEGGVVPLTWLIDGKPLQIADLRREASFTPEGRGFTTIMVMDATGATDSVTIRMQ; from the coding sequence TTGGGAAGCGTCCTCGGCCTTCTCGTCTTCGCCGCCGCGATCGTGGCGGGCGCGGCCTATTATGTTGTCACGTTGCCGCCGGTCGATATGAGCGCGGCCAATGCCCGCTCGCCCGTCGTGCTCGACCGCAACGGCCAGCTCCTGCGTCCTTTCATCACGCCGGATGGGCGCTGGCGGTTGCCGGTCGATGCCAAGGATGTCGACGAGCATTATCTCAAATTGCTGTTCGCTTACGAGGATCAGCGTTTCTTTTCCCATCACGGCGTCGATCCGTTGGCGCTGCTGCGCGCGGCGGGACAATTGCTGACCCATGGCCGCATCGTGTCCGGCGGCTCGACCCTGACGATGCAGGTCGCGCGCCTGATCGAGCCGCGCTCGGAGCGCTCGCTCGGCGCCAAGCTCCGACAGATGGCGCGGGCCATCGATCTCGAGCGGCATTATAGCAAGACCGAGATCCTCAACATGTATCTCGCGCTGGCGCCGTTCGGCGGCAATATCGAAGGCGTCCGCGCCGCGAGCCTTGCCTATTTCGGCCGCGAACCGAAACACCTGTCGCTGGGCGAAGCCGCGCTGCTCGTCACCTTGCCGCAATCGCCCGAGGGACGGCGGCCCGACCGTTTCGCCAACATCGCCAAAACGACGCGCGACCGCGTTCTAAAACACGCCATGGCCGTATCGCTTTTCCCGCACGAGGATTTGCGGCAGGCCGTGCAGGAACCGGTGCCGGTCGAGCGTAAGATCTTTCCGGCCGTCGCGCCGCAGGTGGCAGATGCGATTGTGGCGCAAACGCCGAATGAGCCGGTCCATCGTCTGACGCTCGATTTCGCACCGCAGACGAGCCTGGAAAAGCTGGCGCAGGAACGCGCGCAGGCGCTCGGCCCTAATATTTCTGTTGCCATGGTTCTCGTCGACAATGCCAGTGGCGAGATTCTCGCTTCGGTGGGCGGCGCCGATTATTTTTCCAAGGATCGGGCGGGATCGATCGATCTGACCAAAGCGATCCGGTCGCCCGGCTCGGCACTGAAGCCGTTCATCTATGGCTTGAGCTTCGAGCAAGGTATCGCCCATCCCGAGACGATTTTGGAGGATCGTCCCTCACGTTTCGGGCTTTACGCACCGGAGAATTTCGACCGCACGTTCCAGGGCACGGTGACGGCGCGGCAGGCCCTGCAAATGTCGCTCAATATTCCGGCGATCGATGTGCTCTCGCATGTCGGACCGGACAATTTCCTGGCGCGGTTGCGGCTTGCCGGCGCGACGGTCGAATTGCCGAAGGATTCCGTGCCCGGCCTCTCCGTCGCGATCGGCGGCCTCGGCATCTCGTTGCAGGATGTGGCGCGGCTCTATGTGGGCCTGGCGCGCGGCGGTAATGAAATTCCGCTCACCATGCGCCTCAACGATCCGACCGAGCGCACACCGCGGCCATTCCTCGATCCGGTGGCGACCTGGTATGTCACGGACATCCTGCGCGGCGCGCCGCCGCCCACCAACGCGCAGGGCGGCTATCTCTCCTATAAGACCGGCACGTCCTACGGCTATCGCGATGCTTGGGCGATCGGTTACGACCGCAAACATACGCTGGCGGTGTGGGTCGGTCGCGCCGACGGCGCCGCAGTGTCCGGACTCGCGGGCCGCGTCTCGGCCGCGCCCATCCTGTTCGACGGTTTCGCCCGCGTCGGCGTTGATTATGCACCGTTCCCGCAACCGAAGAATGCGCTGATCGCCACGAATGCCCAATTGCCGCCGCCGCTGCGCCGCCTGCACAACGAGGTTTCGCGCAATACTCCGGTCATGGCCAACACCGGCCTCAAGATCGCCTTTCCGCCGGATGGTGCGCGGCTCGATCTCGCGTCGTCGGGCGAAGCCTTCGATCAACTGGTGCTGAAAGCCGAAGGCGGCGTCGTGCCGCTGACCTGGCTCATCGACGGCAAGCCGCTGCAGATCGCCGATTTGCGCCGAGAGGCGAGTTTCACGCCGGAAGGGCGCGGCTTTACGACGATCATGGTGATGGATGCGACGGGCGCAACCGACAGCGTCACCATTCGAATGCAATGA
- a CDS encoding SulP family inorganic anion transporter, giving the protein MSLNRADFLAGLSVAGLLLPEAVAYSSIANLQPQHAIFAAVAGLLIYSLLGRSRFAIVSPTSSSAAILAAAVGAVTLDTGAASAEPLAYGAVILTGLFFLIAGFARLGFLANFISRPVLRGFAFGLAITIVVSQLPHMANVHVPSGDPFHVLLHLAQVAANWNWPSILTGAASLAALVLLKRIPAVPAAFLVLVGAILVSLLVDLKSYGVDLVGHIDAKPDMPSLPHLTLTTWAHLARVAAPLFLIVYAESWGSMRNLALRHGDTLDANLELRALGFANAASGLVHGMPVGAGFSGSSANDTAGAQSRLSGFVAGIAIIIFMVFAGDLIALLPTPVLAAVVISALFHALEPAPLIRLWKIDRDQYVAVAAALAVMMLGVLNGMLVAVALSLLAILQRLSQPRIDMLGRLGDSHDFVDCARHPDVIPDPHILVLRPARQLFFANAEAIMNQVAKLAKANSTTRAVILSLEETVDVDSTALDALAEGEAQLQRMQRRLYLARVKEETRDTFSRAGDLDLISPARCFWSVADAFDAAAAQVKTDMAAPKTARGAG; this is encoded by the coding sequence ATGAGCTTGAATCGCGCCGATTTTCTTGCAGGTCTTTCCGTCGCCGGCCTGTTGCTGCCCGAAGCCGTGGCCTATTCCTCCATCGCCAATCTTCAGCCGCAGCACGCGATTTTCGCAGCGGTCGCCGGGCTCCTGATCTACAGCCTGCTCGGGCGCAGTCGCTTCGCGATCGTTTCGCCGACATCCTCGTCGGCCGCCATCCTGGCGGCGGCGGTGGGAGCCGTGACGCTCGATACCGGCGCTGCATCGGCCGAACCGCTCGCCTACGGCGCAGTCATTCTCACCGGATTGTTTTTCCTGATCGCCGGCTTTGCCCGGCTGGGCTTTCTCGCCAATTTCATTTCCCGCCCGGTGCTGCGCGGCTTTGCCTTTGGCCTCGCCATCACCATTGTCGTCTCGCAATTGCCTCACATGGCCAATGTTCACGTGCCCAGCGGCGATCCGTTCCATGTGCTGCTGCATCTGGCGCAAGTCGCTGCGAACTGGAATTGGCCCAGCATCCTGACCGGCGCTGCCAGCCTGGCGGCGCTGGTGCTGTTGAAGCGCATTCCCGCCGTGCCGGCCGCGTTTCTCGTCCTTGTCGGCGCGATTCTCGTCTCGCTGCTCGTGGATCTGAAAAGCTATGGCGTCGATCTTGTCGGCCATATCGATGCCAAGCCGGATATGCCGAGCTTGCCGCATTTGACACTCACGACATGGGCGCATCTGGCGCGCGTCGCCGCGCCGTTGTTCCTCATCGTTTACGCCGAATCCTGGGGCTCGATGCGCAATCTCGCCCTGCGGCACGGCGATACGCTGGACGCCAATCTGGAATTGCGGGCCCTTGGCTTCGCCAATGCGGCAAGCGGCCTCGTGCATGGCATGCCGGTCGGCGCGGGCTTTTCGGGGTCCTCCGCCAATGATACGGCGGGCGCGCAAAGCCGCTTGTCGGGTTTCGTCGCGGGGATCGCCATCATCATTTTCATGGTGTTCGCAGGCGATCTCATCGCCCTCCTGCCGACCCCGGTGCTCGCGGCCGTGGTCATTTCGGCGCTGTTCCACGCGCTCGAGCCGGCTCCGCTGATTCGGTTGTGGAAGATCGACCGGGACCAATACGTGGCCGTCGCAGCCGCCCTCGCCGTCATGATGCTCGGCGTCCTCAACGGCATGCTGGTCGCCGTGGCGCTGTCGCTGCTGGCGATCCTGCAGCGCCTGTCGCAACCGCGCATCGACATGCTCGGCCGGCTCGGCGACAGTCACGATTTTGTCGATTGCGCCCGCCACCCGGACGTCATTCCCGACCCGCACATCCTGGTGCTGCGGCCGGCCCGGCAATTGTTCTTCGCCAATGCGGAGGCGATCATGAATCAGGTGGCCAAACTGGCGAAAGCCAACTCCACCACGCGGGCGGTGATTCTGAGTCTGGAGGAAACGGTGGACGTCGACAGTACAGCACTCGACGCTTTGGCCGAGGGCGAAGCGCAATTGCAGCGCATGCAGCGGCGACTCTATCTCGCACGCGTCAAGGAAGAGACGCGCGACACATTCTCGCGGGCTGGCGATCTCGATTTGATCAGCCCGGCGCGCTGCTTCTGGAGCGTCGCCGACGCTTTCGACGCCGCAGCGGCACAGGTCAAGACCGATATGGCCGCGCCCAAAACGGCACGTGGCGCGGGCTGA
- a CDS encoding FMN-dependent NADH-azoreductase gives MKLLHIDSSILGEGSVSRLLTSEIVAAQKKQHPGVQVISRDLAAAPVGHLSGAHLAAAQGATPEAADLQKDVAAGQAALDEFLAADIVVIGAPMYNFGVPSQLKAWIDRIAVAGKTFRYTEKGPEGLAGDKKVIIASSRGGFYGADTPAAALDHQENYLRGLFGFLGVKDITFVRAEGIATGPDQRTKAIEEAKTYIAKIAA, from the coding sequence ATGAAACTCCTGCATATTGATTCGAGCATTCTGGGTGAAGGCTCGGTCAGCCGCCTCCTGACGAGCGAGATCGTCGCGGCGCAGAAGAAGCAGCATCCCGGCGTGCAGGTCATCTCCCGTGACCTTGCCGCCGCTCCGGTCGGGCATCTCTCCGGCGCCCATCTCGCCGCTGCCCAAGGCGCCACGCCGGAAGCTGCCGACTTGCAGAAGGATGTCGCAGCCGGCCAGGCCGCGCTCGACGAATTCCTGGCTGCCGACATCGTGGTGATTGGCGCGCCCATGTACAATTTTGGCGTCCCGAGCCAGTTGAAGGCCTGGATCGACCGTATCGCCGTCGCTGGCAAGACGTTCCGTTACACCGAGAAGGGTCCGGAAGGTTTGGCGGGCGATAAGAAGGTGATCATTGCCTCGTCGCGTGGCGGGTTCTACGGCGCGGACACGCCGGCTGCGGCCCTCGACCACCAGGAAAATTACCTGCGCGGCCTGTTCGGATTCCTTGGCGTCAAGGACATCACCTTCGTGCGGGCTGAAGGCATCGCGACCGGTCCCGATCAGCGCACCAAGGCCATCGAAGAGGCAAAGACCTATATCGCGAAAATCGCGGCCTGA
- a CDS encoding IS110 family transposase, which yields MIVLSNAAGIDAGRDFLDVAVEPCGHVRRVANAPAGIKALLAWLTRRQVRRVVLEAIGPYAARLVRALADTGFEVGLVDPRRIRAWRTAEGRRAKTDRLDAKLIARFALRMENIIRPVPTPQAQRIKALSTRRRQIVEMIAMEKTRLKQAFDADIAQNHRETIAFLTSQRAALEAELTACLTADDGGARLALLQTAPGVGPAVAITLLADLPELGTLDRRAVASLAGLAPQITQSGLDKGQAHIAGGRPCLRNALYMAALAATRSKSGMRSEYEAMRNAGKPPKVALIAIARKLLVILNHMMRERRPWTPNPSQKT from the coding sequence ATGATCGTCTTGTCGAACGCCGCCGGGATTGATGCCGGGCGGGATTTTCTGGATGTTGCGGTTGAACCGTGCGGCCATGTTCGCCGGGTCGCCAACGCACCTGCCGGCATCAAGGCCTTGCTGGCCTGGCTGACGCGCCGACAGGTGCGGCGCGTCGTGCTGGAGGCGATCGGCCCCTATGCGGCGCGCCTCGTGCGGGCCCTTGCCGATACCGGTTTCGAGGTCGGCCTCGTGGATCCGCGCCGCATCCGGGCCTGGCGGACCGCCGAAGGACGTCGGGCCAAAACGGATCGGCTGGACGCCAAGCTCATTGCGCGCTTTGCTCTGCGCATGGAAAATATCATCCGCCCCGTGCCCACGCCCCAGGCCCAGCGCATCAAGGCGCTGTCGACACGCCGTCGGCAGATCGTCGAGATGATTGCGATGGAAAAGACCCGTCTGAAGCAGGCTTTTGACGCGGACATCGCCCAGAACCATCGAGAGACGATCGCTTTCCTGACGAGCCAGCGCGCGGCGCTCGAGGCGGAGTTGACCGCATGCCTGACGGCCGACGATGGCGGCGCCCGCCTAGCCCTACTGCAGACTGCGCCAGGGGTCGGGCCGGCGGTGGCCATCACGCTCCTGGCGGACCTGCCGGAACTCGGAACGCTGGATCGGCGGGCCGTGGCTAGCCTCGCCGGCCTCGCGCCCCAGATCACCCAGAGCGGTCTCGACAAGGGGCAAGCGCACATTGCGGGCGGACGCCCCTGTCTGCGCAATGCGCTCTATATGGCGGCCCTTGCGGCAACCCGATCCAAATCCGGAATGCGCAGTGAGTATGAAGCCATGCGCAACGCCGGAAAACCACCCAAGGTCGCTCTCATCGCCATCGCACGAAAACTCCTGGTCATCCTCAACCATATGATGCGCGAGCGCCGACCCTGGACACCAAATCCCTCACAAAAAACTTGA
- a CDS encoding LysR family transcriptional regulator → MLDGLSIDQLRTFIAAADEGSFSAAGRRLKRAQSVVSQTLANLEAQLGVQLFDRNTRFPVLTDAGRALLVDAREVAARMDLFKARAKGLAGGLEAELSVVVDVMFPIRNLTCAVAAFQAEFPATPLRLYVETLGAVVPPIADGRSAFGITGSIPLLTPQFSRERLLGVRIVMVAAAEHPLAAHNGPIPTCVLAKHLQLVLTDRSDLSQGRDFGVFSPRTWRLADLGAKHAFLRAGLGWGGMPYEAVKDDLEKGALVEIAIEDAPVDGYVMTMSAVYRTDSPPGPSGRWLIERLKDSIPHPDKF, encoded by the coding sequence ATGCTCGACGGCCTTTCCATCGACCAACTTCGCACCTTCATCGCGGCAGCGGACGAAGGCAGTTTTTCCGCCGCGGGCCGCAGGCTGAAACGGGCGCAATCGGTGGTGAGCCAAACGCTCGCCAATCTGGAAGCGCAGCTTGGCGTCCAGCTCTTCGACCGCAACACCCGCTTTCCGGTGCTGACCGACGCGGGCCGCGCCCTGCTCGTGGACGCGCGTGAGGTTGCGGCCCGGATGGACCTGTTCAAGGCGCGGGCGAAAGGTCTTGCCGGCGGGCTTGAGGCAGAACTCAGCGTCGTCGTCGACGTGATGTTTCCGATCAGAAATCTCACCTGCGCGGTCGCCGCCTTCCAGGCGGAATTTCCGGCGACGCCCCTGCGGCTCTATGTGGAGACGCTCGGGGCGGTCGTGCCGCCGATCGCCGATGGGCGCAGCGCGTTTGGCATCACGGGCTCGATCCCGCTGCTCACGCCGCAATTCAGCCGCGAGCGGTTGCTTGGGGTCCGGATCGTCATGGTCGCCGCGGCGGAGCACCCGCTTGCGGCGCATAACGGGCCGATCCCGACCTGCGTGCTTGCAAAGCACCTGCAACTGGTCCTGACCGACCGCTCCGATCTGTCGCAGGGGCGCGATTTTGGTGTCTTCTCGCCGCGCACCTGGCGTCTTGCCGACCTTGGCGCCAAACATGCCTTTCTGCGCGCCGGCCTCGGCTGGGGCGGCATGCCGTATGAGGCGGTGAAAGACGATCTCGAAAAAGGCGCGCTGGTCGAAATCGCGATCGAGGACGCGCCGGTCGACGGATATGTCATGACCATGTCAGCCGTGTATCGCACCGACAGCCCTCCCGGCCCGTCAGGGCGCTGGCTGATCGAGCGGCTGAAAGATTCCATCCCGCATCCGGACAAGTTCTGA